Proteins from a genomic interval of Papaver somniferum cultivar HN1 chromosome 4, ASM357369v1, whole genome shotgun sequence:
- the LOC113276214 gene encoding uncharacterized protein LOC113276214 isoform X1, translating to MFRLHRHKSKKSGEKIDFKFSHFNALQVPKGWDKILVSMVSVEIGKTISKSSKALVRSGKCQWEETLTESIWVALDETSKELEESFLKLVVSMGSSRSGILGETVVNLSNYTSSKSSVPISLPLKKCDNGTALQFKLQCLTPRATQRKPKQQPNTSNVDSTNEEYDDMDNKSDTSDSTYTRSIGSSSSNHLASNSHPGEFDSRNPSFSALGSRHSSDSVEGSLDKINFFP from the exons ATGTTCAGATTGCATAGACATAAGTCTAAGAAATCAGGGGAAAAGATTGATTTCAAGTTCTCTCACTTTAACGCTCTTCAG GTTCCAAAAGGATGGGACAAGATTCTTGTGTCTATGGTATCAGTAGAAATCGGGAAAACAATTTCCAAGTCTAGTAAAGCTTTAGTAAGGAGTGGGAAATGCCAGTGGGAAGAAACTTTGACAGAGTCCATTTGGGTTGCACTAGATGAAACTTCTAAAGAACTTGAAGAGAGttttctcaagcttgttgtttCGATG GGATCATCCAGATCAGGTATCCTAGGAGAAACAGTCGTTAACCTGTCAAACTACACGAGCTCAAAGTCTTCTGTTCCTATCTCATTGCCATTAAAGAAATGTGATAATGGAACAGCTTTACAA TTCAAACTCCAATGCCTCACTCCAAGGGCAACACAGAGGAAGCCAAAACAGCAACCTAACACTTCCAATGTAGATAGTACTAATGAGGAGTACGATGATATGGATAACAAGTCAGATACATCTGATAGTACTTATACTAGGAGTATTGGATCTTCCTCTAGTAACCATTTAGCCAGCAATTCTCATCCAGGGGAATTTGACAGTAGG AACCCAAGTTTTTCGGCATTAGGGTCACGCCATAGCTCTGACTCAGTCGAAGGCTCTTTAGACAAAATTAATTTTTTCCCCTAA
- the LOC113276214 gene encoding uncharacterized protein LOC113276214 isoform X2 yields the protein MVSVEIGKTISKSSKALVRSGKCQWEETLTESIWVALDETSKELEESFLKLVVSMGSSRSGILGETVVNLSNYTSSKSSVPISLPLKKCDNGTALQFKLQCLTPRATQRKPKQQPNTSNVDSTNEEYDDMDNKSDTSDSTYTRSIGSSSSNHLASNSHPGEFDSRNPSFSALGSRHSSDSVEGSLDKINFFP from the exons ATGGTATCAGTAGAAATCGGGAAAACAATTTCCAAGTCTAGTAAAGCTTTAGTAAGGAGTGGGAAATGCCAGTGGGAAGAAACTTTGACAGAGTCCATTTGGGTTGCACTAGATGAAACTTCTAAAGAACTTGAAGAGAGttttctcaagcttgttgtttCGATG GGATCATCCAGATCAGGTATCCTAGGAGAAACAGTCGTTAACCTGTCAAACTACACGAGCTCAAAGTCTTCTGTTCCTATCTCATTGCCATTAAAGAAATGTGATAATGGAACAGCTTTACAA TTCAAACTCCAATGCCTCACTCCAAGGGCAACACAGAGGAAGCCAAAACAGCAACCTAACACTTCCAATGTAGATAGTACTAATGAGGAGTACGATGATATGGATAACAAGTCAGATACATCTGATAGTACTTATACTAGGAGTATTGGATCTTCCTCTAGTAACCATTTAGCCAGCAATTCTCATCCAGGGGAATTTGACAGTAGG AACCCAAGTTTTTCGGCATTAGGGTCACGCCATAGCTCTGACTCAGTCGAAGGCTCTTTAGACAAAATTAATTTTTTCCCCTAA
- the LOC113272894 gene encoding myosin-9-like, translated as MDLRTEIGRLEAEMETQKVELKQKLHDMQKRWSEAQEECEYLKKVNLKLQATAESLIEESSTNQRLNRELKKQKLHERCTELEAELRESRRKLDVILHENKENKEKIIVEDRLLNQRYSEKVVEVENLQREVSHLTKQIGATHDEREKIVSNAVLEVSNLRVEKAKLESALQEAQANAKLSEEELRNLQLESRTRDQESISELAMSKKNQELLMADHEKLHRLLDSVRSSEDKFKSAIIELKGKLSASEYETQQQMKEVVSFKVQLERISHLQDEVLSLKNTLNEIMFEKNIVEAHLQSLTEDCEELKAEKSSLVEKISNMQMSVIEAEGCKRSRAALEEKLLRLEGDLTEKEALCAQAAELKNELSRIKRTSSQLQRKVQCAESKGYGVRILIHYE; from the exons ATGGATCTTAGGACCGAGATTGGAAGGTTGGAGGCTGAAATGGAAACACAAAAGGTTGAACTGAAGCAGAAATTGCACGATATGCAGAAAAGGTGGTCAGAAGCTCAAGAAGAGTGTGAATATCTGAAGAAAGTAAATCTAAAATTACAAGCTACAGCTGAAAGCCTCATTGAAGAATCTAGTACCAACCAGAGATTGAATAGAGAACTGAAAAAACAGAAGTTGCATGAGCGTTGTACAGAATTGGAAGCTGAATTGAGGGAATCTCGAAGAA AATTAGACGTCATTCTTcatgaaaataaggaaaataaagagaaaataattGTGGAAGATAGATTATTGAATCAGAGGTACTCGGAGAAGGTAGTGGAAGTTGAGAACCTTCAGAGAGAAGTATCACACCTGACCAAGCAGATTGGCGCAACTCATGATGAAAGAGAAAAAATAGTTTCCAATGCAGTACTTGAGGTCTCCAATTTACGTGTAGAGAAAGCAAAACTTGAGAGTGCTCTTCAAGAAGCCCAAGCTAATGCGAAATTGTCTGAGGAAGAACTTCGTAATCTGCAACTAGAATCTAGAACTAGAGATCAGGAGTCGATTAGCGAGCTTGCGATGTCGAAAAAAAATCAGGAACTGCTGATGGCTGACCATGAAAAACTGCATAGGCTTCTGGATAGCGTCAGATCTAGCGAAGATAAATTTAAAAGCGCCATTATTGAGCTTAAGGGAAAACTTTCAGCTTCTGAGTATGAAACCCAGCAGCAAATGAAAGAGGTTGTTAGTTTCAAGGTCCAATTGGAAAGAATATCACATCTACAGGATGAGGTACTGTCACTGAAAAATACTCTCAATGAAATCATGTTTGAAAAGAATATAGTAGAAGCACATTTGCAGTCGTTAACAGAAGATTGTGAAGAACTGAAGGCAGAGAAAAGTTCACTTGTTGAGAAAATATCAAATATGCAGATGAGCGTGATCGAAGCAGAGGGTTGCAAACGCAGCAGGGCAGCCTTAGAGGAAAAACTTCTGCGGTTGGAAGGTGATTTAACGGAAAAAGAAGCTTTGTGTGCTCAGGCAGCTGAGTTGAAAAATGAGCTAAGCCGGATTAAAAGGACGAGTAGTCAATTGCAGAGGAAGGTACAATGTGCtgagagcaagggctatggagtgAGGATCCTCATTCACTATGAATGA